One Lysinibacillus fusiformis genomic window carries:
- the allW gene encoding allantoin permease: protein MLEQGQGIQRDTSFFEKRGYNKDIMPKSVEQRNSSAFNFFTLWMGAVHNIPNYTAVGGFLLLGLSPLQVMISLVISSFLIALLLVVNGYAGSKYGIPFAMHLRHTYGDIGAKLPGVLRGVVAGIAWFGLQTFAGSQALLILMNKIFPGFSDIGGGTTILGITIPGIIAFLLFWVINFAIGIGGGETLNRFTAILNPMIYIVFGGMAIWGIKAGGGLSKIMSYELTTEGSILYPTILAFILVFNSLLGVWAAPGASVSDFTQNAKSTRTQIIGQVSGIVVAHILFAFSSVTILIGGSIYFGQQEWNILNIINQWDNIWTIFFATGVLLLTTISTNATSNIIPAAYQLSALFPKHINYRRGVWIASIASIITMPWKMMENSDSIFMFLNIIGAILGPVAGVMIVKFFFISKCRINIEELYFDRNSNERPKVRINIQAYIATIVGVSISLIGFIPKFHVILDFSWFIGFFTAGILLLLLNIFKK from the coding sequence ATGCTTGAACAAGGTCAAGGTATTCAACGAGATACATCGTTTTTTGAAAAGCGTGGTTACAACAAGGATATCATGCCAAAGTCGGTTGAACAAAGAAATTCATCTGCATTTAACTTTTTTACGCTGTGGATGGGGGCAGTGCATAACATTCCTAATTATACAGCTGTTGGTGGATTTTTACTATTAGGATTATCACCATTACAAGTGATGATATCACTTGTTATAAGTTCATTCTTAATTGCCTTGCTACTTGTTGTAAACGGTTACGCAGGCTCAAAATATGGTATCCCATTTGCCATGCATTTGAGACATACATATGGTGATATAGGTGCCAAACTACCAGGGGTATTACGTGGTGTTGTAGCTGGCATTGCTTGGTTTGGTTTACAAACATTTGCCGGTTCACAAGCTTTATTGATTCTAATGAATAAAATTTTTCCAGGATTCAGTGATATTGGGGGTGGTACTACAATTTTAGGTATTACGATTCCGGGAATAATTGCATTCTTGTTATTCTGGGTAATTAACTTTGCCATTGGTATTGGCGGCGGTGAAACATTAAATAGATTTACTGCTATCTTAAACCCGATGATTTATATTGTTTTTGGTGGTATGGCTATCTGGGGCATTAAAGCTGGTGGTGGACTCAGTAAAATTATGAGCTATGAGCTGACTACGGAGGGTAGTATTTTATATCCAACCATTTTAGCATTTATCTTAGTGTTCAACTCATTACTTGGTGTTTGGGCTGCGCCTGGCGCAAGTGTTTCTGACTTCACACAAAATGCTAAATCAACAAGAACACAAATTATCGGACAAGTTTCTGGTATTGTTGTTGCTCATATTTTGTTTGCATTTTCAAGTGTAACAATTTTAATTGGTGGGTCTATTTATTTTGGTCAACAAGAGTGGAATATACTGAATATTATTAACCAATGGGATAATATTTGGACGATCTTCTTTGCTACAGGTGTACTCCTATTGACAACAATCTCTACAAATGCAACAAGTAATATTATTCCAGCGGCATACCAATTAAGTGCGTTGTTTCCAAAGCATATTAATTATCGGCGTGGTGTATGGATTGCATCGATTGCAAGTATTATCACCATGCCGTGGAAGATGATGGAGAATAGTGATAGTATCTTCATGTTTTTAAATATAATTGGTGCCATTCTTGGTCCAGTTGCGGGTGTCATGATTGTAAAATTCTTCTTCATTTCGAAGTGTAGGATCAATATCGAAGAATTATACTTTGATAGGAACAGCAACGAACGGCCAAAAGTGAGAATCAATATACAAGCTTATATTGCGACAATCGTTGGAGTATCCATTTCCTTAATAGGTTTTATACCAAAGTTCCACGTCATTTTGGACTTTTCATGGTTTATCGGATTCTTTACAGCAGGTATTTTACTCTTATTATTAAATATTTTTAAAAAATAG
- a CDS encoding PucR family transcriptional regulator, translating into MTTLKEIMSVQQFSDLILLNDEGDLEREVEMVDITETPDIKDFTAQQSFIVTTGMNYQHDQSGLIDLIRELNDIQVAGIGIKLSRFLKKLDNEVIEFANKLKFPIIGIPECWNLGSITHHISSYILDEETEKLYFALDIQQELNTMLMRGLSLEMMIERMSRLLRVPVMLLNPFYQIKSMSHHFHEHPDHVQKNLSYFQRCLNSKQISPNNRASFQEEHIIFEVPAFKYFPYYLMISNVNTLSYPFSLLTIEQAVNTLSLAIYKNSKIKEAEQQDVSKFFESLMSEHPDNLISIKQHPEFLKKHHIQPSNYYQVIICAIDKEQDVENNIYLNERYQMTFEWLTHKLIDIDPTISIYTSPGNHRFTILLQTRHQYYLDYCKYLNKEYQKIFNNSLSFGIGNEVSEFSQLPLSYFEANEAFDNKYENSEIGFIELYKSKSVEELLQLIPANKLKPFLTYTLGPLAYPKTTKEKELKHTLKIYLANHCDLTKTSEDIFIHRNTVKYRIKKCEEILGQSVETSEASLDIRLALYASEKITF; encoded by the coding sequence ATGACAACATTAAAAGAAATAATGTCTGTACAACAATTTTCAGATTTAATATTGTTAAATGACGAAGGCGATTTAGAGAGAGAGGTAGAAATGGTCGATATTACAGAAACACCTGATATCAAAGATTTTACAGCACAACAGTCTTTTATCGTAACAACTGGTATGAATTATCAACACGATCAATCTGGATTAATTGACCTCATTAGAGAATTAAATGATATACAAGTTGCTGGCATAGGTATCAAGTTATCTCGGTTTTTAAAAAAATTAGATAATGAAGTCATAGAATTCGCAAATAAATTAAAATTCCCAATTATCGGAATTCCTGAATGTTGGAATCTAGGATCAATTACTCATCATATATCATCATATATCTTGGATGAAGAAACTGAAAAATTGTATTTTGCATTGGATATCCAACAAGAATTAAATACAATGCTTATGAGAGGGTTAAGTCTAGAAATGATGATTGAACGTATGAGTAGACTCCTCAGAGTCCCTGTGATGCTATTAAATCCTTTTTATCAAATTAAATCGATGAGTCATCACTTCCACGAACACCCAGATCATGTTCAAAAAAATCTCAGTTACTTCCAAAGATGTTTAAATTCCAAGCAGATCTCACCTAATAATAGAGCATCTTTCCAAGAAGAACATATTATATTTGAGGTTCCCGCATTTAAATATTTTCCATATTATCTTATGATTTCAAATGTCAATACGCTCAGTTATCCATTTAGTTTACTAACAATAGAACAAGCCGTAAATACACTCAGTCTCGCAATTTATAAAAATAGTAAAATTAAGGAAGCGGAACAACAAGATGTGAGTAAATTTTTCGAATCACTCATGTCTGAACATCCTGATAACCTTATTTCAATAAAGCAGCACCCTGAATTTTTAAAAAAGCACCATATCCAACCCTCAAATTACTATCAAGTGATAATTTGTGCGATTGACAAAGAGCAGGATGTGGAAAATAATATCTATTTGAATGAGCGGTATCAAATGACTTTTGAATGGCTAACGCATAAGTTGATTGACATTGATCCCACTATCAGTATATATACGTCTCCAGGTAATCATCGGTTTACGATACTTTTACAAACGAGACATCAATATTATTTAGACTATTGCAAATATCTCAATAAAGAGTATCAAAAAATTTTTAATAATTCATTATCATTTGGGATTGGTAATGAAGTCTCTGAATTCTCACAGTTACCACTATCTTATTTCGAAGCGAATGAAGCTTTTGATAATAAGTATGAAAATAGTGAAATTGGATTTATAGAACTCTATAAATCCAAAAGTGTAGAAGAATTATTACAGCTCATTCCAGCTAATAAATTAAAACCGTTTCTCACGTATACATTAGGTCCATTAGCCTATCCGAAAACGACGAAGGAAAAAGAACTTAAACATACTTTAAAAATTTATTTAGCGAACCATTGTGACCTCACAAAGACTTCGGAGGATATTTTTATTCATCGTAATACTGTAAAATATCGTATAAAAAAATGCGAAGAAATTTTAGGTCAGTCTGTTGAAACTTCTGAAGCATCATTGGATATTAGATTGGCATTATATGCATCGGAAAAAATAACGTTTTAA
- a CDS encoding MFS transporter, which produces MGQTVKNDQNYYKKIIIALFLGWVVIWIYRTILTPIYPQIQESLGNISDTQVGLVASFYFFAYTGMQIPSGILVDKFGQKRVLIPAFIIFAVAAFIIGTSSTITQVYVGALLAGLSTGSYYGAAFSLSAKHMPKDKKSFSNAIINSGSALGMVIGLIGSSVLVGSLDIKWNYMLIMAAILILAVTFVFVLIIKQDKKSDTEASEVKKTTQDEDSQGANLFSPRQLVVYFVYFATCYGYYMIVTWLPSFLVAEKGFEQGSVGYVAALVAIAAVPGALIFSKYIDKNGHMRLRLIFLLLIGAAVTIGLTVFSPNPAVLYVALILYGLFGKLAIDPVLITYVSDSVASDRVAKALGFFNFFGMSSSVVAPTLTGYIGDITGSKVLAFYIAAILLAVAAILFFLVVMLRENKAAPKSLTNE; this is translated from the coding sequence ATGGGACAAACAGTTAAAAATGACCAGAATTATTACAAAAAAATAATTATTGCACTGTTTTTAGGTTGGGTAGTTATTTGGATTTATCGTACAATACTCACGCCAATATATCCGCAAATTCAAGAATCGCTAGGGAACATTAGCGATACACAAGTAGGACTTGTTGCTTCTTTTTATTTCTTTGCATATACAGGTATGCAAATTCCATCAGGGATACTCGTTGATAAATTCGGTCAAAAACGAGTATTAATCCCAGCGTTTATCATTTTTGCAGTAGCAGCATTTATAATTGGAACAAGCTCGACTATCACTCAAGTGTATGTTGGCGCCTTATTGGCAGGTCTTTCGACTGGTTCTTACTATGGAGCAGCTTTCTCCTTATCGGCTAAACATATGCCAAAAGATAAAAAAAGTTTTTCAAATGCTATCATAAACAGTGGATCAGCATTAGGTATGGTAATTGGTTTAATAGGCTCATCAGTATTAGTAGGTAGTCTGGATATCAAATGGAATTACATGCTTATTATGGCAGCAATCTTAATATTAGCAGTAACATTTGTATTTGTTTTGATTATTAAACAAGATAAAAAATCAGATACAGAAGCATCTGAAGTTAAGAAAACAACGCAAGATGAAGATTCTCAAGGCGCAAATTTATTTTCACCAAGACAATTAGTTGTATATTTTGTATATTTTGCAACATGTTATGGTTATTACATGATTGTTACATGGTTACCGTCATTCCTTGTCGCAGAAAAAGGATTTGAACAAGGATCAGTAGGATATGTAGCTGCTTTAGTTGCAATCGCAGCAGTACCTGGTGCTTTGATATTCTCTAAATATATTGATAAAAATGGACATATGCGTCTGCGCTTAATTTTCCTCTTGTTAATTGGGGCAGCGGTAACAATTGGTTTAACAGTGTTTTCACCTAACCCAGCCGTGCTTTATGTTGCGTTAATCTTATATGGCTTATTCGGCAAACTTGCAATTGATCCAGTTTTAATCACGTATGTATCTGATTCAGTAGCATCAGATCGAGTTGCTAAAGCATTAGGTTTCTTTAACTTCTTTGGCATGAGTTCATCAGTTGTTGCGCCAACTCTTACTGGTTATATTGGTGATATCACTGGCTCGAAGGTATTAGCATTCTATATTGCAGCAATACTTCTTGCAGTAGCAGCGATTTTATTTTTCCTTGTAGTTATGTTAAGAGAAAATAAAGCTGCTCCTAAATCCCTAACTAATGAATAA
- a CDS encoding cupin domain-containing protein: protein MTLKQLAREDLKNRIFHWPDVQEFREEEATKHIFYETPNTVGAVWCMRPGQTLPIHSHEKADDIWIVIEGTADFYPECGEMVQIKAGDVVVARAGEKHGMTNNSDKDFVMLGIAGPTPIGFIPHKHN from the coding sequence ATGACATTAAAACAATTAGCAAGAGAAGATTTAAAAAATCGTATTTTCCATTGGCCAGATGTTCAAGAGTTTAGAGAAGAAGAAGCGACAAAACATATTTTCTATGAAACACCTAATACTGTAGGAGCTGTTTGGTGTATGCGTCCAGGGCAAACCCTGCCAATTCACTCGCACGAGAAAGCTGATGATATTTGGATTGTTATTGAAGGAACAGCAGATTTTTATCCAGAATGTGGTGAAATGGTTCAAATTAAAGCTGGTGATGTTGTTGTTGCACGTGCGGGTGAAAAGCATGGAATGACCAATAATTCTGATAAAGATTTCGTTATGTTAGGGATTGCGGGGCCGACACCAATCGGCTTTATTCCGCATAAGCATAATTAA
- a CDS encoding 2-hydroxyacid dehydrogenase: protein MLVKLLEPLNISDSIIEKLAEPIKQAGHEFVYYNEKTTDSAELANRSEGADVIMIANNSYPTGVINQNDNLKLINVAFTGVDHVGIAHAKNQDIMICNAAGYANQAVAELTIGLVLDLYRHITQGDKEIRDSNFPGPFQGSEIKGKTVGLIGTGKIGMMTAHLFKAFGAKLVASDQSRRNPEAEDLGIEYMELDELLAQSDIVSLHIPLLPSTKGLISKEKLDLMKESAILINCARGPIVDNDALADALNEGRIAGAGIDVFDMEPPIPEDYKLLHAKNAILTPHVGFLTDEAMELRARIAFDNTIAFLEDRPQNIIKR, encoded by the coding sequence ATGTTAGTTAAATTATTAGAACCATTAAATATTTCAGATTCGATCATTGAAAAATTAGCGGAACCAATTAAACAGGCCGGTCATGAATTTGTTTACTACAATGAGAAAACAACTGATTCGGCAGAATTAGCAAACCGTAGTGAAGGTGCAGATGTTATTATGATTGCTAATAACTCTTACCCTACAGGTGTGATCAATCAGAATGACAATTTAAAATTAATCAATGTTGCCTTTACAGGTGTTGATCATGTAGGTATTGCTCATGCTAAAAACCAAGATATTATGATATGTAATGCAGCCGGATATGCGAATCAAGCAGTTGCCGAATTAACAATTGGTTTAGTGTTAGATTTGTATCGTCACATCACTCAAGGTGATAAAGAAATTCGTGACAGTAATTTCCCAGGACCATTCCAAGGTAGTGAAATTAAAGGTAAAACAGTTGGTTTGATTGGTACAGGTAAAATTGGTATGATGACTGCTCATTTGTTTAAAGCATTTGGCGCAAAATTAGTTGCTTCAGACCAATCCCGAAGAAATCCAGAAGCTGAAGATTTAGGTATCGAGTATATGGAATTAGATGAGTTATTAGCACAATCTGATATTGTGTCATTACATATACCACTACTGCCAAGCACAAAAGGATTAATTTCTAAAGAAAAATTAGATTTAATGAAAGAATCAGCCATTCTTATCAACTGTGCACGAGGTCCAATTGTTGATAATGACGCATTGGCGGACGCATTAAATGAAGGGCGAATTGCAGGGGCTGGTATCGATGTATTTGATATGGAACCGCCTATTCCTGAAGACTACAAACTTTTACACGCAAAAAATGCTATTTTAACACCACACGTTGGTTTCCTTACTGATGAAGCAATGGAATTGCGTGCTAGAATTGCATTCGATAACACCATTGCATTCCTAGAGGATAGACCTCAAAATATTATTAAAAGATGA
- a CDS encoding SCO family protein has protein sequence MKKRSIMLIWILVVSSLLGACGSYKFEPEQDIKVEDFSLTNQNNKEVSLNDLKGKPWLAMFIFTNCTTVCPPMTFNMTEIQTAFQDEDIEDYNIVAFSVDPDVDTPEVLSNYLNSYSVADNSKWQLLTGYKQEYIEQFARKSFNSLVKKSPNSDQDQVVHMSRFYLVNADGHVVKDYNGATDVPKETIVADMKALTK, from the coding sequence ATGAAAAAGAGAAGTATCATGCTTATTTGGATACTTGTTGTAAGTAGCTTATTGGGAGCTTGCGGAAGCTATAAATTTGAACCTGAGCAAGATATAAAGGTGGAAGATTTTTCGCTTACAAATCAAAACAATAAGGAAGTTAGCTTAAATGACTTAAAAGGAAAGCCGTGGTTAGCGATGTTTATCTTTACTAATTGCACGACAGTTTGCCCGCCTATGACGTTTAATATGACAGAGATTCAAACAGCTTTTCAAGATGAAGACATAGAGGATTATAACATTGTAGCTTTTAGCGTGGATCCTGATGTAGACACACCGGAAGTATTATCAAATTACTTAAATTCTTATTCGGTTGCTGATAATAGCAAATGGCAGCTTTTAACTGGCTATAAGCAAGAATATATTGAGCAATTTGCAAGAAAATCATTTAATTCTTTAGTGAAAAAATCTCCAAATTCTGACCAAGACCAGGTTGTACATATGTCGAGATTCTATTTAGTGAATGCAGATGGTCATGTCGTTAAGGATTACAACGGTGCTACAGATGTACCGAAGGAAACAATCGTTGCAGATATGAAGGCGTTAACTAAATAA
- a CDS encoding DUF485 domain-containing protein: MESFNKFVKKKNTFLFSITAGFLLLYILLPILAFQPVLQQKVVGSITGVWVYSAGLFIMTIVLCTVYVKKASSFDKAAAAVLAEYHAKGGK; encoded by the coding sequence ATGGAATCGTTCAACAAATTCGTGAAAAAGAAAAATACTTTCCTTTTCTCGATCACAGCAGGGTTTTTATTGCTTTATATCTTACTACCAATCCTTGCTTTTCAGCCTGTACTACAACAAAAAGTTGTTGGAAGTATCACGGGCGTTTGGGTTTACTCAGCAGGATTATTCATCATGACAATAGTTCTTTGTACAGTATATGTAAAAAAAGCGTCTTCATTCGATAAAGCAGCTGCTGCAGTTCTAGCAGAGTATCACGCGAAAGGTGGAAAATAA
- a CDS encoding solute symporter family protein — translation MNLVSVGFFLGIVGLTLVVTYIAAKRTSSASDFYTAGGGLKGWQNGFAIAGDYLSAAAFLGVSGAIALTGFDGFFFSVGYVVANLVLLYVIAEPMRNLGRFTLADMLTARFNEKRVRGVAATGTIIIVILYMIAQLVGAGALIKLLFGIEYWIAVLIVGVMMTTYVLFGGMTATSWVQIIKASLLLFGTGLLATLVLIKFDFSLVKMFDTISADHGDQFLVPGLKYTSSIDSVSMMMALVLGTSGLPHILMRFFTVKDAKTARSSISWTTWITAIFFSLTIFLGFGAMHFVGLDNILAESKAGNTAAPLLANYLGGDVLMAFIGAVAFATILAVVSGLVLTGASAISHDIYGEIMKDGKLTEKQQVLAARTGSISIAIVSIILALFAQSLNVSFLVSFAFCIGASANLPVILYTIYWKKFNSTGAVTAMVTGLVSCLILGAMGPNVWSPVEGAAIFVGKPLVPLAVPAIITIPLGFIAGYLGSVLSTNKVSQEEAERVYKEIRVKANTGVSVSDISH, via the coding sequence ATGAATTTAGTATCAGTTGGTTTCTTCTTAGGAATTGTAGGCTTAACATTAGTAGTTACGTATATTGCAGCGAAGCGTACTTCTTCTGCAAGTGACTTCTATACAGCTGGTGGTGGTCTGAAGGGTTGGCAAAACGGTTTTGCCATTGCTGGTGATTATTTATCGGCTGCTGCGTTCCTTGGGGTATCTGGTGCCATCGCACTAACGGGTTTTGATGGCTTCTTCTTCTCTGTTGGCTATGTAGTTGCAAACTTAGTTCTTCTATATGTTATTGCAGAACCTATGCGTAACTTAGGTCGTTTTACATTAGCTGATATGTTAACAGCTCGTTTCAATGAAAAACGTGTTCGCGGTGTTGCTGCGACAGGTACAATTATTATCGTTATTCTTTATATGATTGCGCAATTAGTAGGTGCAGGTGCACTCATTAAATTATTATTTGGTATTGAGTACTGGATTGCGGTGTTAATCGTAGGTGTCATGATGACGACTTATGTATTATTCGGTGGTATGACAGCTACTTCTTGGGTACAAATTATCAAAGCCAGCCTTCTATTATTTGGTACAGGCTTACTGGCAACACTTGTGCTTATTAAATTTGACTTCTCTTTAGTGAAAATGTTCGATACAATTTCTGCTGATCACGGTGATCAATTCCTTGTGCCTGGTTTAAAATATACAAGTTCTATTGACTCTGTTTCTATGATGATGGCCCTTGTATTAGGTACGTCTGGTTTACCTCATATTTTAATGCGTTTCTTTACAGTTAAAGATGCGAAGACTGCACGTTCATCAATTTCTTGGACAACTTGGATCACGGCTATTTTCTTCTCATTAACTATTTTCTTAGGCTTTGGTGCTATGCATTTTGTAGGTTTAGACAATATTCTTGCTGAAAGTAAAGCAGGTAATACTGCTGCTCCACTTCTTGCTAATTACCTTGGTGGTGATGTATTAATGGCATTTATCGGTGCAGTAGCATTCGCAACAATTTTAGCTGTAGTATCTGGTTTAGTATTAACGGGCGCTTCTGCGATTTCTCACGATATCTACGGAGAAATCATGAAAGACGGGAAATTAACAGAGAAACAACAAGTTTTAGCAGCTCGTACTGGCTCTATCTCTATTGCGATTGTTTCAATTATCCTTGCGTTATTCGCGCAAAGCTTAAACGTATCATTCTTAGTATCATTTGCCTTCTGTATCGGGGCTTCTGCGAACCTTCCAGTTATCCTGTACACAATTTACTGGAAAAAGTTCAATTCAACTGGTGCGGTTACGGCAATGGTAACAGGTTTAGTTTCTTGCTTAATTTTAGGAGCAATGGGTCCAAACGTATGGAGCCCTGTAGAAGGCGCTGCAATCTTTGTTGGTAAGCCACTTGTGCCACTGGCAGTTCCAGCGATTATTACCATTCCACTTGGCTTTATTGCAGGTTATTTAGGTTCTGTTCTTTCTACTAATAAAGTATCGCAAGAAGAAGCAGAACGTGTTTACAAAGAAATACGCGTTAAAGCAAATACAGGTGTTTCTGTTTCAGATATTTCTCATTGA
- a CDS encoding DUF485 domain-containing protein has protein sequence MANNQASKSVIIDYDAIAKQESFKALVRKKNAFLWSMTVFFLAAYMLLPILTSYTTILHQKAFGEITWVWVYAAGLFIMTWSLCHLYVAKANSYDREAKAIIAEYENGGGRL, from the coding sequence ATGGCGAACAATCAAGCAAGCAAAAGCGTCATTATCGACTATGATGCGATTGCAAAACAAGAATCGTTTAAAGCACTTGTAAGAAAAAAGAATGCATTTCTTTGGTCAATGACCGTATTCTTCTTAGCGGCTTACATGTTGCTTCCAATTCTTACTTCATACACAACAATCTTACACCAAAAGGCATTTGGGGAAATTACTTGGGTGTGGGTTTACGCAGCAGGATTATTCATTATGACTTGGAGCTTATGTCACTTATATGTTGCGAAAGCAAATAGTTATGACAGAGAAGCAAAAGCAATTATCGCTGAATATGAAAACGGAGGTGGCCGCCTATGA
- a CDS encoding solute symporter family protein: MSFIAIFFFVAIVGLTLVITWWASKRTSSASDFYTAGGGLTGWQNGLAIAGDYLSAASFLGIAGAVALFGFDGFFFSIGYLVAYLVVLYIVAEPLRNLGKFTLADMITARFDSSKVRGTAALSTITIVLFYMIAQLVGAGALIQLLLGIDYWVAVLIVGVMMTTYVLFGGMTATSWVQIIKACLLMLGTIIISFLVLKEFGFSISTMFTEMTTATENGAAYLNPGLKYTNGIDTISMLIALVLGTAGLPHILMRFFTVKDAKTARSSVIWATWIVGLFYVLTIFLGFGAAAFVGKEEIIAANAAGNMAAPLLAEALGGDILFSFVCAVAFATILAVVAGLVLSGASALSHDIYGQIIKKGKITEKEQVLAARIGSITISVISILLALGAQTLNVAFLVSLAFCIAGSANLPVIIYTIYWKKFNTAGAVTAMLTGLISALVLVAVSPNVWNPVEGKAIFVGDPLIMLTNPALISVPLGFLGGFIGTLLSKESDDAKYREVDVKANTGISVQDVSH, translated from the coding sequence ATGAGCTTTATAGCAATATTTTTCTTCGTAGCAATCGTTGGTCTTACATTAGTCATTACATGGTGGGCATCTAAACGTACTTCATCTGCGAGTGATTTCTACACTGCAGGCGGTGGTTTAACAGGTTGGCAAAATGGACTAGCTATCGCTGGTGACTACTTATCAGCAGCCTCTTTCCTAGGTATCGCTGGTGCCGTTGCATTATTTGGATTTGATGGATTCTTCTTCTCTATTGGTTATTTAGTAGCTTACTTAGTGGTACTTTATATCGTGGCTGAGCCATTACGTAACCTTGGTAAATTTACTTTAGCTGACATGATCACTGCGCGTTTCGACAGCTCAAAGGTTCGTGGTACAGCAGCATTAAGCACTATTACAATCGTTTTATTCTACATGATAGCACAGCTAGTTGGTGCAGGCGCACTTATTCAATTACTTCTAGGTATTGACTATTGGGTTGCAGTTTTAATCGTAGGTGTTATGATGACTACTTACGTTTTATTCGGTGGTATGACTGCCACATCTTGGGTTCAAATTATCAAAGCTTGTCTTTTAATGTTAGGTACAATCATTATCTCATTCTTAGTATTAAAAGAATTCGGCTTCAGTATTTCGACAATGTTTACAGAAATGACAACTGCAACTGAAAATGGTGCAGCATACTTAAATCCAGGTCTTAAATATACAAATGGAATTGACACAATCTCAATGTTAATTGCGTTAGTATTAGGTACTGCGGGTCTACCACATATCTTAATGCGTTTCTTCACTGTAAAAGATGCAAAAACAGCTCGTTCTTCTGTAATTTGGGCTACTTGGATTGTAGGTCTGTTTTACGTTTTAACAATCTTCTTAGGCTTCGGTGCAGCTGCATTCGTAGGTAAAGAAGAGATCATCGCGGCGAACGCTGCTGGTAACATGGCTGCTCCACTTCTTGCAGAAGCACTTGGTGGCGACATCCTATTCTCATTCGTTTGTGCAGTAGCATTCGCAACAATCTTAGCGGTAGTTGCTGGTCTGGTTCTTTCAGGAGCCTCTGCTCTATCACATGATATTTATGGTCAAATTATTAAAAAAGGAAAAATTACAGAGAAAGAGCAAGTACTTGCAGCTCGAATCGGTTCAATCACGATCTCTGTTATCTCTATCCTACTTGCACTTGGTGCACAAACATTAAACGTAGCATTCTTAGTATCACTAGCATTCTGTATTGCAGGTTCTGCAAACTTACCAGTTATTATTTACACAATTTACTGGAAGAAATTCAACACTGCTGGTGCTGTTACAGCAATGTTAACAGGTTTAATTTCAGCTTTAGTTTTAGTAGCAGTATCTCCTAACGTATGGAATCCTGTTGAAGGTAAAGCAATTTTCGTTGGTGATCCGTTAATCATGTTAACGAACCCAGCCCTAATCTCTGTACCACTTGGATTCTTAGGTGGATTCATTGGAACGTTACTTTCTAAAGAATCTGACGATGCGAAATACCGTGAAGTTGATGTTAAAGCCAACACAGGTATTTCTGTACAAGACGTATCACACTAA
- a CDS encoding TatD family hydrolase has protein sequence MLIDAHIHLDQYEEHEIPLLLEEAKHVIAVSTDLESCHKTFTLSRIYSKVKAAYGFHPEQTLPSSEEEEVIFRWIRLHADKMVAVGEVGLPYYLKQEKDVDYTPYISLLERFIVLAKELKKPIVLHAVYEDASITCDLLEKHGITNAHFHWFKGNEKVIQRMIHNGYFISITPDCTYETEIQQLIKLYPIELMMVETDGPWPFEGPFTNKRTTPQMMHRTIEIIASLKGLPIQEAANIITQNTEAFYSL, from the coding sequence ATGTTGATTGATGCGCATATTCATTTAGATCAGTATGAGGAACATGAAATTCCGTTATTACTGGAAGAAGCTAAGCATGTGATTGCTGTTAGTACAGACTTAGAATCTTGTCATAAAACATTCACCTTGTCGCGGATCTATTCTAAAGTTAAAGCTGCTTATGGCTTTCATCCTGAACAAACTTTACCTAGTTCTGAAGAGGAAGAGGTTATTTTTCGTTGGATACGTTTACATGCTGATAAAATGGTGGCAGTCGGTGAGGTAGGACTACCATATTATTTAAAGCAAGAAAAGGACGTTGATTATACACCTTATATTTCGTTATTAGAAAGATTTATCGTTCTAGCAAAAGAATTAAAAAAGCCAATTGTGTTACATGCTGTGTATGAGGATGCTTCGATTACTTGTGATCTGCTTGAGAAGCATGGTATCACCAATGCACATTTCCACTGGTTCAAAGGGAATGAAAAGGTCATTCAGCGAATGATACATAACGGTTATTTTATTTCAATTACGCCCGATTGTACGTATGAAACGGAAATTCAACAGCTTATCAAACTGTACCCAATAGAACTCATGATGGTAGAAACAGATGGACCGTGGCCATTTGAAGGTCCTTTTACAAATAAACGCACAACACCACAAATGATGCACCGAACGATAGAGATCATTGCATCATTAAAGGGTTTACCCATTCAGGAAGCGGCAAATATTATTACTCAAAATACGGAAGCGTTTTATAGTTTATAA